The Flammeovirga pectinis genomic interval TACTCTCTAAATGACAGACCTTTCATATGATACATTAATGCCCTTCTACTTAGATCTGAAGATCCCTTTATTATATCAAGAACAGAAGAGCCTGTGAAAGCTACTTTTAAATCTGGAAATGAATCATAAATGTTTTTCAATTCTCTAGACCAATTCGAATATTTATGAATTTCATCAATAAATAAATATTCCCCTGCATTTTTATAAAAGGTATCTGCTAAATCATAAAGTGAATTTTGCCCAAAATACATATCGTCTGCAGTTACATATAATGCTTTTTTAGTATCTAAATTCTCTTTTATAAACTGTAGTATCATTGTTGTTTTCCCTACACCCCTTGGACCAACAATTCCAATCATCCTACTATTCCAAGATATTTCTTCATATATATAACGCTTGAAATCGATATTTACATGTCTGATTAAAGTCTCAAACTTTTGATATAATACTCTCATTTTTCAATCGAAAATTTACTTAAAAATAAAAACGCACAACTAAAAGTACAAAAAATAAAATAAACGCACAATTAAAAGTGTAATTTATTCTTATTGAAAAGTATCAATAAGTCCACTAAATAGTCATTGAAATTAATCTTTTTCAACAAACAAACTATACCGCACAAAAAAAGAGGGTAAAAACCCTCTTTTCAATATCATTAAAGCTATATTTTAAAACCTACTTGCCGATACAGAACTTACTAACACCTCTAAAATATACGTTTTTGATAGTGTTAAGGATGTTTTTGAAATTTGGACAGACAAATAGAGTACAAAAATGATGAAGTAGGATTTTGATAATTTTGGAGGATGAAAAAAACATTGATTTTAACATTTTAAACCTTTCTTACTCTAACCCAATGTATACTTTGTAGATTTTGTATACTAACTATCAAAAACCTTTGATTAACGCTTATTTAAGCTGTTTTATGAGAGGGTTTAGTATACAATTGGTTGTATACTTTGATGTAGACTAACTACATTACTCCTCTTCAATATCACCTTTTTATAAGATATCTTCTAGTTTTAATTCTTGTTATTGATTCAATTTAATAGTCCAAGAAATAGAATTTAATTTTCCACTAATAATATGAAGTGTTTGAAGTATTTCTTCTTCATTAGGTAAATATCCATACACTAAGTCTCTAAATTCTTTTGTATAAACTGATTTGATTTCTTTCCAGACACTTTCAGTATTCGAAAATAATTTTGCCTCTTTAGGATGATTTACTAACCATTCATTTTCATTCCTAAAACTATGTACATCATCCTGACCTACAGATTGGAAAAAGAGTTCAAATTCACCTGAATTAAGAAAACTTTGAATTTCCCTTGTTTTGAGTAATTGATTCAAATCATATATATGCCTTATTTTATTCTTTAATTGTTCTTTATAACCATCACCATAAGAGAATCGTACTAAGCTCATTATTTTCTCACAGAATGTTCTTTCTAAAGACAATACTTTAACTTCTAAAGGTGCTAGTTCATATTTTTCAATCAGTTCACTTTGCTTATTTTCAAGCATCATATCATAAATATAGGTAGCAATCTTTTTTGTTTCGAAAGGTTCAGGCTTCCCCAATCTTGTAGCTTCAACAATAATTTTATCTCTTGCCTGAATAAACTGACCTGATAAATCTACCTTCGGGTATTCATAGGCGATTTTGCGTAGCATTCCTCTTTTATTTGTAATCCCCTCTATTTCTACTTCTTCTAAAGGAGCAGTTATAACTTGCGTTACTTTCTTTAACCGTTTATTACGTTGATTTTCTGATGTTAAATCTCCCTCTAGTATTACTAAATCAATATCTTCTGAAAACCGTTCTATTATATTAAAACATTTAGATAAAGCTGTACCTCCTTTAAATACTATACTTTCTCCTACAGATTGACTAAAAATTGATTTTAAAACATATACCACCCAATAATCTTTTTCAATAAAGACCTCTGCTATTTTTAGTTGTTTAGCTGTGACCTGAATAGCCTCTTTAAATAGTTTTTTATCATTATGTAAATTCATACAATGTGCCATTTTTGAGTAGTAGATAAAACTGCTTTTGCTCCATTTAATGGATAAGTAGTTACTGGGTTCAAGGTTTTGAATAATTTATCGGTAAGCGATGAGGGTTCAATATCATCCAATAATGCACCTAATAATGCCCTTGTACTAGGAGCATATTTTTTTGCTAAAAAGATCAATCGTTCCTTATCTTCTTCCTTTTTTTCTTTTAGGATAGACTTTATTCTCTCGCAAGTTTCCTTAATAGTCGCATCAGGTATTTTCTTTATAAAATGAATAGCATCTAATAATTGTAGGTAAGGAATATTTGCTTTTGAAAGGGTATTTTTCTGTTTAATATACTTTATTGTATATATTCCTCTTTTGAATTGAGGTCTTACTTCATTTCTACCAATCTGAATGGTATTACTTACTTGTGTAGTAAGTCCAAGTTGGTTATAAATACTCGTACCTGTAAGATACCCTATCACTTTACCATTTACCTCTAAAAGGTCTTTTAGTTCCTGTTCCATTGATGGAGCAAGTTCTCCAAATACACTCTGCTTCGCTTTATAAAATTTCCCTTTAGATAACTTGCTAATCACACCTGACTTCATCATTCTGCTTAATGCTTTTACTACAGCAGTCTTAGTGTTATCCTCATTTAAAAAACTATCTGAGGTAAATACATATCCCTCAGGAATATTTTTTATTTTACTTAATATATAATCTGTTGTTTTCAATATATTTTTGATTTTACAACAATATACAGTTTGTCCTGTTTTTTTCAAAAAAAACAAGACAAAAATACACCAATCTATATAAGCATTTCATTTCAGATCTAGGTATTATATGAGAAAATAAAATTTCAATTCGTCTCATTAAGTCTATATAACTTCTTGTATACGAATTAGAAAGCACAAAAAAAGAGGGTAAAAACCCTATTTTCAATATCATTAAAGCTATATTTTTAAACCTACTTGCCGATACAGAACTTACTAACACCCCTAAAATCTACGTCTTTGATAGTGTTAAGACTGTTTTTGGAATTTGAGCGGACAGATAGTATACAACTATGATGAAATAAAATTTTGGTAAATAACAAGAGAAAAAAAAGTTTATTTTTAACACCTACCTCAGTATAAAATATTTATTCCTCTCACCTTAAGAAGACTTTGCCAATATTTTTAAACCTATAAATACTCAATATCTCATTTTGGAATTTTAAAAAACACATTCAATTCAAATAGTCTTAATATACAAGTATTGAAGTTGACATGATTTAGTTTTAAATTACGATACAAAACAAGCAAACCCCATTGAAATGAGTGATGTATCGGCAATAGTTTTATTTTTAAAAAAAGCAAGAACTACTTTTCTAAACATTCGCCCCTATTTAGAAAAAAAGTATTTTTCAATCTTCAGACTATTCAAAATGCTGAAGATAAATAGTTCTCTAATAAATGATAGACATTCAATATTCAATCACAGCTTATACCAATACGAACAAAAGAAAGGAAAAGAGTTAGCATCTCTTTTTAAAGAAGAAGAACTTTTAAAAGTAATTGAAAATGTATGTATATCAGGCCATCATAAAAGTCTTGAAAGTAAAGTAGAAGACATTTTATTTTACCATAATCCCACCACTTTAGATTCCTTAAAAGTAAACTTCGTAGAAGAAGTTTCGCTTTTCATGGAGATTTTTAAAGAAAACTATTCAAAATCCTTTTCTTTACATCAAAAAGAATTAAGAGAAACCAATAAAAAGGTTGATAGTAAAGTTGATGATGTATTAATTAATACAGAAGAAATTGGTGATGGGATTGATCGACTCCAAAATGATTCTGACTCAATTCTTCAAAAGTTAGATGAAGACAAACAAATTGACTTTTCATTATTCAAGCAATCTTTTTCTACAGATGATCTGCAAACTTTAAAAAGATATATTCCTAGGAGCTACTATCTTCTTGAAGAAAATCAAGATTCAAACTTTTATCAGACCTATTCTAAAAATGAGACCGATTTACAATCAATTATTCTTGATAAGAAAAGAGTTTTAATACTTGGAAATGGAGGAATCGGAAAAACTGTAGAACTTAAAAGACTAAAACTCATCCTTGAAGAAAATAACAACCTATATTCCTTTTATTATTCTTTTCTAAGGTATACAGGCAAAACAATGAGCTCCTTATTACCCAAAAATTGGGAGAGTGTTCAAGGTTCTTTAGTCGTTATTTTAGATGGTTTAGATGAAGTAAGAAGTAGTGATTTTAACATAGCGGTAAGAGAAATAATAAGTTTCTCAGAAAACTGCCCAAATGTCAAAATTGTGATTTCATGTAGAACAAATCACTTAATAAGTGATTCAATATTAGGTGATGATTTTACAAACATATCTTTAGCTCCACTAAGTTTATATTCAGAGGATGTAAAGCTTTTTGTACAAAAATACTATAACATTAATCTTGATGAGTTCCGTGAGCAAATTTACCTTATGGGATATACTGACTTGGTTGATAATCCTTTCTACTTATCTCATTTACTAGATGATTATTCCGATAATGGTCAATTAAATAAAAATCGAAAAGATTTATTTGACGCATTGATTGAAAAAAACATTAAATATGACAAAGATAAATATGTTACAACACACGATAAAAAGCACTTTATTAGAACAACTTTAAGAATACTAGAACAATTAGCCTTATCAATGGAACTATATCAACGTTCCTCTTTGGAAGAAGATGAACTTGAGCAATTTCTCGATGAGGATACTGAAAAGTTCCAAATAATCCAATACACGAAGTTTTATAAGAAAGATACTCAACTCGTTTCTTGGGAATTTGATCATCGACTTTTTCAAGAATACCTATCAGCTAAAGCGTTGTGTCGATATTCCTTTGAAAGGATTATTTCATTTATTACTTACCAAAATTGGAAAAAAGTTAAACCTTCGTGGATTAATATTACTGGTTTTCTGATTAGTGTAATAGAGAATGAACAGGTTCGTTCAAAACTAATAGATTGGCTGATAAATAATGATCCAGACTCAATTGTAACAGCTGAAAAGGAAGTAATTCCAACAGAACTCAGGGTAAAAGTCTTCAAAAAAATATTCAAACGCACCAAAAAATATCAAGTTTGGCTCAACTCTAATAAATTCAATGAAAGTAGACTTGCTAACTTTGGGCAATCTGATGAAATCATTCATTACCTTAAAAAACAAATCACTAACAAAAAGAATAATTTGGAAGTCAAAAGTAGTGCAATTCGCATCTTTCAATACTTTGATTTCAAAGGAAAAGGTCATTCAGAAACTTGTGATTTTTTAATGACAGAAATAAAAACATATGTGAATGATTTAAATCAAAGTGTATCTGAATATGTAGCTAATTGTATTCAAACATTAACTAAAATTGGAATAGATAATAAGTTTGCAAATCAATTAATCCAAACTGTTTGTTATAGAAATTATCAATCTATTAGAAGTTCTATTTATTCTTTGATTAAAAAGAATAACCTAAGTAATGACAATATTCAGTATTTAATAAGAGGATTTAAAATAACTAAAAAAATATTTGATGATGACGAAATAGATAGAATACCCAATTATCATACGGGAGAAGAAAGTCAAATATTAGAATGTTTTCTCCAAGTAAAATTTCCAAAAACATTGAAAATATTGATTCAATTCTTTATTGAATTTCCTTCTTATGAACTTACAACTTCTCACAGTTACAATAATTTTATTGAAAAAATAATCAAACTGTCTTCAAAATTATACCATAAAGACCCAGATCTCACATACCAAATAATTATGAATTGGTATTGTATTAAAATGAGATACTATGGTTCAGAAGAAGGTTTAACAATTAGATATTTTTTTGAATTAACTTCTACTAATGATATAGCTTTGATAGATCTTATTAATGATCAATTCAAAACAAAGGATAGCTTTGAAAAAGCAAATACTATTGCTTATATCATTACAAATGACAATGTTTCGGAAGTAATATCAGCAGTATTAGAAAATAAAATTGATTGTGAGACTACAATATCTATTTATGATACCCTTATTAACATAGATAATAATCTTGCACAATCTTTAAAAGATGGAATCTGTCAAAAATTTTCAATTTTGTCACCTCATAAACAAAAAAATATTTATACAGAAATCAAAGAAAAAGATTTCAATTTACTTTTTACTCCAAAAGAACTTAAGGATAAAATAATCAGTGCATATAAACTTGCTGAAAAAAGTCAGTTTAGCAAAACTGAAATAAGAGATATGCATTATTACAGAAAAGAGATTAGTAAACTACAATACTTTGACTCCAATCTAGTATTTGAAATATTAGAGAAATTTGTAAATGAAAAGAAAGAAGTCGTTACTCTACAAGAAGTTCGAAAGTGGCTTGATAACACTGAAAATGTCGAGAAATATTTAATCAGGAGGTTATACAATACCTTACTTAGAGAAGATTTCAATAAAAGATTAAATGATTCCCAAAAAAAATGGGTTGTTGATTGGGTGAATAAAAATATATCAAAAATTAAATTCAGTACTGCTATTACCTTCAAATCAGATGACTCATTTTCTGTAAATTATTTAGCTCAATGGGTTTACTTTTTTTCTTTAAAACTAAATTTAAGACACTCTAACAGTATCATATTAGATATGCTGTTGTTTGTTTGGACTGATAGTGAGGAAAATAATAGTAATATTAATTACATCAACAATTGGGTAAGTTCAGAGTTAATTATTGAAAGGATGCTCATAAATCTTAGATTGGGAATAAAAAGCAGTATCATAAGAAAAAAACATCTGAAATATTTATTAGAAGAAGGTATTGTCGAAAGTTACTCATTTATCGTATCAGAAATTTTAAATGAAGATGATAATACATTTCTGATTTCATATTGGGAAAAAACTAAAAACATTGAAGTTTTTAAAGAACTATTTACTAAATCTAACTCCGAAATAAAGTGGCGTATTTTAGATATACTTCTTGAACAAGGAGAATTTTCTTTCTGTCTTAAGCAACTTAAAACCTTACTTCATAATCATCATTCCCAAGAAGAAGCACTTACTATATTAAAGTACCTAATTAGTATCGGTAATATTGACGGTCTAAAGAGGTTCATCAAGTATCTAAATGATAACGATTTTCATATAGACAAGGGTTTCAAGACGTCACATTTAACATTTTCACTCGATGCCTTACCACATTTAATGGAATTATTAGAGATGTGTTATAAACATGATATTACTTTTGGCTATCAAGAAAACTTGTATCTTTCAGTTTATAATTTAATAAAAAGCACTGCGTTATTATCAGAAAAAAATTATTCCGTTGTAAGGGAAAAACTTCAAGCCTTTCTTGATCTCAACCATAAAAAGTACAAATATGTCAAATACCTAAATCATCGACTTCAAGAATTAGATCAAGAGTTTTACAAGAACAATACTATCACATTAACAATTGCTGAAGTGAAAGAACAAATTTCAATAAAAAACTAGAGCTGTTGTCTGTTTAAATTTTCATTCAAAACAAACACTATAAAGAATTAAAAAAGGATGGGAATGCTGACTTCAAATGAAATAATAAGGTTTTAAAAAGCACAATTAAAAGTGCACTAAATCAATAAAACGTACAACTAAAAGTGCTTTTCATAATGTGTTAAATAACTTCTATGAAGTAAGAGTATCAATAAGTCCATTAAATAGTCATTAATATTTTTCATCAAACAAATTAGAAAGCACAAAAAAAGAGGGCCAAAACCCTCTTTTCAATATCGTTAAAGCTATATTTTAAAACCTACTTGCCGATACAGAACTTACTAAAGATATTCTCCAATAAATCATCAGTAGTCACCTCTCCTGTAATTTCTCCTAAGTGATGTAAAGATGATCTTATATCAATAGCAAGAAAGTCTCCTGTCATTCCCATATCGATACCATTAATTACATCGTCTAATGCTTTCATGGTTTCACGTAACGACTGATAATGTCTAGCATTCGTTACCATAGTATTTCCTGTTTGTACTTTATCAAGATTTACTAAATGAAGTGCTCTTTCTTTCAGCTCCTCAACACCAGTACCTTTATCGGCAGATATTTCTATCAAGTTTTCAGAAAAAACTTTAAAGTCTTCTGCTAAACCTGTGGCTAACTTATCTAATTTATTAGCAACTAAAATATAGGGAACTCCTAATTTATCTAGTGCTTCAACTTCATTTTGTACTTCAGCAAAACTAGATTCAGATGCATCGAACATGTACATTATTAAAGAAGCTTGTTTCATCTTCTCGTAAGAACGTTGTACACCAATTGCTTCCACTCTATCTTGTGTTTCACGAAGCCCTGCAGTATCTACAAAACGAAATGTTATACCGCCAATATTTATTTCGTCTTCAATAAAATCTCGTGTTGTACCTGCTACTTCAGAAACAATTGCTTTATCCTCATTTAATAATGCGTTTAGTAAAGTTGATTTACCTGCATTTGGCTTTCCTGCAATTACTGTAGGTACACCATTCTTTAGCACATTACCTAGAGAGAAAGAATCAATCAATGCTTTAATCACACGTTTTAACTCATTGATTAAAGCTTTTAGATCATCTCTTGATGCAAACTCTACATCTTCTTCAGAGAAATCTAATTCTAATTCAATCATTGAAGCAAAATGGATTAGCTTTTCTCTTAACTTTTTAATGTCGTTAGAAAAACCACCTCTCATTTGTTGCATTGCCGCATCTCTAGATGCATGAGAATCTGCAGCAATTAAATCTGCTACTGCTTCTGCTTGTGCTAAATCTAATTTACCATTTGCAAATGCACGTTGTGTAAACTCCCCTGCCTTAGCATAACGAGCACCAACTTGCATAAACAATTGTAACAATTGATCTGCAATAAATTGAGAACCATGACACGATATTTCTACCGTATTTTCTCCTGTATATGATCTTGGACCATAGAAAATTGTTGCCAACACTTCGTCTACAATGGTACCATCTTCTTGACGGATTGTACCAAAATGAGCTGTATGTCCTGCTTGTGTTTCTAGGTCTTTTCCTTTAAAAACTTTGTTGACAATCTTAATTGCATCAGGACCAGAAAGACGAATCACGTGGATTGCAGACTGCCCCGGAACTGTTGCTAAAGCAACAATTGTATCTAATTCTATAGTATTATGCATTAGGATAATATTAATTCAATTACAAAGGTAAGTTTTTTTAAGTGAAGTGTTTATCCTTTTAAAAGAAGAGTTTTATTTCATTAACTATACCCACAATTAAACACAAAAAAGCCACCCTATAAATTAAGGTGGCTCTACTTGTATATTTTTACAGAATATTATTTGATAATAATTGTTCCGTTATCGTCTGTCGAATAACTAAAGCCTACTGCTTCAGACATTAATTCCATCACTACATCAAAAGACTTATCTTCGAATGTACCAGAGAATTTTCTACTTTTTAACGCTTCATTCTTAATAAGAATTGTTTTATGGTATGCTTTAGAAAGTACCTGAACAGTTTCGTCTAAAGTTTGTCCGTTAAAAGATAAATGAGATTGCATCAAATTAGCTGCATTTAACTCATTACTTTCTCCTTTTAAAACTTCTCCTCCTTCAAAATATCCTTTCTGATTTTTTACCAAAACAACATAATCTCCAGAAGATTTGTCTTCAAAACGAACTTTACCAGTAACAACATCTACTTGATCTTGTGTTAAATGGAAAGATGTTCCTAAAACAGTTGTTGTTGCCTCAGAAGTGATAATAGAAAATGGATGTTTTTCATCTCTTTCTACTTCAAAAAAGGCATCACCTTTTAAAGAGACTACTCTATCTCCTTCTCCAAAATCTTTAGGGTATGTTAAAGCACTGTTTTTATTTAACCACACTTGAGTACCGTCTGGTAACTCAACTGATGCCATAGCATTTGTTGCCTCTAAAGTAATTTGGTCTGCTCCAGATCCAAAATAGTAAAAAGTAGATAAACCTACAGTTAACAATATTGCTACTGCTGCTGCAATACTTCTTTGGAAACTCCACATAGAACGTTCTACTGTACCTGTTTTTGCAGCAGGTTTAGATACTTTCAATGTTGGCTTAGGAAGTTCAACCTCTTTTGTTGCCTTTTCTTCCTCTTCAGAAATATTCATGCGAAGTAGCATTTTGGCCATTGCAGCATTCATTTCAGTAGCATCAACATTACGTTTTTGCTTCTTTCCTAATTGCTCCGATGCATTCCAGATATTTACTACCTCTTTTTCTACACTTTCAGCCTGATTAGATAAAGATACTGCAATTGAAGTCTCTTCAGACTCTACTTCCAAAATCTTTTGCCAAATCTCACCTACTTTATCGTCTAAGAATTTTACATCTACACGATGCTGTTTTTCTTGACCTATAGCATTGGATTGCTTCCAAATTGCTGTCGCTTCAGATAGAACGCCTTTAAATGTCGTGTCAGTGGTAGCAATTTTTTTAGCCGTTTCAACAGCCTCATTATCACCATCAAGACATCTAGCAATCAGCGTCCAATCAATGTTAATTTCCTTATCCATAATGTGTCGGATAAAATGTTACTCGTTATTATCTTTATTTCTTAGGAGCTTATCATATACTATGCATAAGTCTGTCCTATTTTTTTATTCCACAGTAGAATCGTCATCGTAATGATCTTTCTATATTACAGACAACTGTATAGTATTGGTGGACAAAAATATTCTAAAAAAAATTCCCTGTAATTAAGACATGAATTATCAAGCCGATAACAATGCCCCCACTTACAGCCATTAAGTTAGGATCAACAAACCCTTTTAACTGCTCTCTTAGTTGTTTTAATGCCAATCCAATTTGATAATGTACCGTCCTAACGGGTACATCTAATGCATCTGCAATTTCTTTATATGTTAGATCTTCAAATCTGCTCATCTTAAAGATTTCCTTCATTTTATCAGGTAATCCATCAATTGCAGTATTTAAACGCTTCTCTAATTCAGAAAAATGATAAGCATCTTCTGTATCATTAGAAGAAATTATCATAGTCTCCGCAACACCTTTTTGATACTCACGCTCAAAGTTTCTTCTTTTTAAGAAGTTAAGCGTATGGTTTCGTGCCGCTCTATATAAATACGCCTTTAATGATAAATTAATATTTAAGCCTTCTCTTTTTGTCCAGAAATTAACAAAAATATCCTGAACTAACTCTTCGGCTGTTTCCCAATCCCTTACCATTCCATTTATAAAATTTAGAATGGCTTGGTAATATTCTTTAGTTATATATTCCCATGCTAATCGGTCACCGCCTTTCACTAGGTTAATAAGTTCTTCTTCTTCTATTTGATCGAATTCCATTTATCTATTACTTATTCGACTTAAAGAGGACAACACTTACCCTCATTTACTTAATAAATATATTCAAAAAAATGAGTTTAATAAACACTACAACACTATTTAGTATCAGATTAATAAGAGTTTAGTAAAAAACATTAATGATTTAGATTGAATACATCTTGTTAATTAACAAATGACCTCGATTATATCAAAAATTATTATCGAATTTTTTCACAAAAATTAAAATAGCTTCTGATTTTTAGGTGCTTCATTACTTTTCACATCAAATAACACCCTAAAAACCTACAATCATAGTCAATAACTAAGATAGGACAGTTAAGTAATAAGGTTGATCAATTATTACTATAAAGAACTCTAAATTTTATGACTAAAAAGTAATAATTAATTCTTGCTCTTTGTAAATTGCTTTTTTGATACATCCATTATTTTTTCATCATGA includes:
- a CDS encoding nucleotidyl transferase AbiEii/AbiGii toxin family protein; protein product: MNLHNDKKLFKEAIQVTAKQLKIAEVFIEKDYWVVYVLKSIFSQSVGESIVFKGGTALSKCFNIIERFSEDIDLVILEGDLTSENQRNKRLKKVTQVITAPLEEVEIEGITNKRGMLRKIAYEYPKVDLSGQFIQARDKIIVEATRLGKPEPFETKKIATYIYDMMLENKQSELIEKYELAPLEVKVLSLERTFCEKIMSLVRFSYGDGYKEQLKNKIRHIYDLNQLLKTREIQSFLNSGEFELFFQSVGQDDVHSFRNENEWLVNHPKEAKLFSNTESVWKEIKSVYTKEFRDLVYGYLPNEEEILQTLHIISGKLNSISWTIKLNQ
- a CDS encoding DUF6088 family protein, with protein sequence MKTTDYILSKIKNIPEGYVFTSDSFLNEDNTKTAVVKALSRMMKSGVISKLSKGKFYKAKQSVFGELAPSMEQELKDLLEVNGKVIGYLTGTSIYNQLGLTTQVSNTIQIGRNEVRPQFKRGIYTIKYIKQKNTLSKANIPYLQLLDAIHFIKKIPDATIKETCERIKSILKEKKEEDKERLIFLAKKYAPSTRALLGALLDDIEPSSLTDKLFKTLNPVTTYPLNGAKAVLSTTQKWHIV
- a CDS encoding NACHT domain-containing protein encodes the protein MSDVSAIVLFLKKARTTFLNIRPYLEKKYFSIFRLFKMLKINSSLINDRHSIFNHSLYQYEQKKGKELASLFKEEELLKVIENVCISGHHKSLESKVEDILFYHNPTTLDSLKVNFVEEVSLFMEIFKENYSKSFSLHQKELRETNKKVDSKVDDVLINTEEIGDGIDRLQNDSDSILQKLDEDKQIDFSLFKQSFSTDDLQTLKRYIPRSYYLLEENQDSNFYQTYSKNETDLQSIILDKKRVLILGNGGIGKTVELKRLKLILEENNNLYSFYYSFLRYTGKTMSSLLPKNWESVQGSLVVILDGLDEVRSSDFNIAVREIISFSENCPNVKIVISCRTNHLISDSILGDDFTNISLAPLSLYSEDVKLFVQKYYNINLDEFREQIYLMGYTDLVDNPFYLSHLLDDYSDNGQLNKNRKDLFDALIEKNIKYDKDKYVTTHDKKHFIRTTLRILEQLALSMELYQRSSLEEDELEQFLDEDTEKFQIIQYTKFYKKDTQLVSWEFDHRLFQEYLSAKALCRYSFERIISFITYQNWKKVKPSWINITGFLISVIENEQVRSKLIDWLINNDPDSIVTAEKEVIPTELRVKVFKKIFKRTKKYQVWLNSNKFNESRLANFGQSDEIIHYLKKQITNKKNNLEVKSSAIRIFQYFDFKGKGHSETCDFLMTEIKTYVNDLNQSVSEYVANCIQTLTKIGIDNKFANQLIQTVCYRNYQSIRSSIYSLIKKNNLSNDNIQYLIRGFKITKKIFDDDEIDRIPNYHTGEESQILECFLQVKFPKTLKILIQFFIEFPSYELTTSHSYNNFIEKIIKLSSKLYHKDPDLTYQIIMNWYCIKMRYYGSEEGLTIRYFFELTSTNDIALIDLINDQFKTKDSFEKANTIAYIITNDNVSEVISAVLENKIDCETTISIYDTLINIDNNLAQSLKDGICQKFSILSPHKQKNIYTEIKEKDFNLLFTPKELKDKIISAYKLAEKSQFSKTEIRDMHYYRKEISKLQYFDSNLVFEILEKFVNEKKEVVTLQEVRKWLDNTENVEKYLIRRLYNTLLREDFNKRLNDSQKKWVVDWVNKNISKIKFSTAITFKSDDSFSVNYLAQWVYFFSLKLNLRHSNSIILDMLLFVWTDSEENNSNINYINNWVSSELIIERMLINLRLGIKSSIIRKKHLKYLLEEGIVESYSFIVSEILNEDDNTFLISYWEKTKNIEVFKELFTKSNSEIKWRILDILLEQGEFSFCLKQLKTLLHNHHSQEEALTILKYLISIGNIDGLKRFIKYLNDNDFHIDKGFKTSHLTFSLDALPHLMELLEMCYKHDITFGYQENLYLSVYNLIKSTALLSEKNYSVVREKLQAFLDLNHKKYKYVKYLNHRLQELDQEFYKNNTITLTIAEVKEQISIKN
- the mnmE gene encoding tRNA uridine-5-carboxymethylaminomethyl(34) synthesis GTPase MnmE, encoding MHNTIELDTIVALATVPGQSAIHVIRLSGPDAIKIVNKVFKGKDLETQAGHTAHFGTIRQEDGTIVDEVLATIFYGPRSYTGENTVEISCHGSQFIADQLLQLFMQVGARYAKAGEFTQRAFANGKLDLAQAEAVADLIAADSHASRDAAMQQMRGGFSNDIKKLREKLIHFASMIELELDFSEEDVEFASRDDLKALINELKRVIKALIDSFSLGNVLKNGVPTVIAGKPNAGKSTLLNALLNEDKAIVSEVAGTTRDFIEDEINIGGITFRFVDTAGLRETQDRVEAIGVQRSYEKMKQASLIMYMFDASESSFAEVQNEVEALDKLGVPYILVANKLDKLATGLAEDFKVFSENLIEISADKGTGVEELKERALHLVNLDKVQTGNTMVTNARHYQSLRETMKALDDVINGIDMGMTGDFLAIDIRSSLHHLGEITGEVTTDDLLENIFSKFCIGK
- a CDS encoding FecR family protein, with translation MDKEINIDWTLIARCLDGDNEAVETAKKIATTDTTFKGVLSEATAIWKQSNAIGQEKQHRVDVKFLDDKVGEIWQKILEVESEETSIAVSLSNQAESVEKEVVNIWNASEQLGKKQKRNVDATEMNAAMAKMLLRMNISEEEEKATKEVELPKPTLKVSKPAAKTGTVERSMWSFQRSIAAAVAILLTVGLSTFYYFGSGADQITLEATNAMASVELPDGTQVWLNKNSALTYPKDFGEGDRVVSLKGDAFFEVERDEKHPFSIITSEATTTVLGTSFHLTQDQVDVVTGKVRFEDKSSGDYVVLVKNQKGYFEGGEVLKGESNELNAANLMQSHLSFNGQTLDETVQVLSKAYHKTILIKNEALKSRKFSGTFEDKSFDVVMELMSEAVGFSYSTDDNGTIIIK
- a CDS encoding RNA polymerase sigma-70 factor produces the protein MEFDQIEEEELINLVKGGDRLAWEYITKEYYQAILNFINGMVRDWETAEELVQDIFVNFWTKREGLNINLSLKAYLYRAARNHTLNFLKRRNFEREYQKGVAETMIISSNDTEDAYHFSELEKRLNTAIDGLPDKMKEIFKMSRFEDLTYKEIADALDVPVRTVHYQIGLALKQLREQLKGFVDPNLMAVSGGIVIGLIIHVLITGNFF